The sequence GCGGCTGGAGCGTGAAGCAGACGATCGCTTACTCCCACGAACTGGCGGAGCTGGGAGTCGAGTTCATCGAACAACCGCTACCGAACGACGCCCCCGCCGAAGATCGCCGCGACGTTTATAAACACTCGGCCCTGCCAATCTTGGCGGACGAGAACTGCCAGGTCGAGGAAGACGTCGTCCGGTGCGAAGGCTTCTTCCACGGGATCAACGTCAAGCTCTGCAAATGCGGCGGCCTGACGCCGGGGCTGCGAATGTTGCGGCTGGCCCGTCGCTTGGGACTACGAACGATGGTCGGCTGCATGATCGAAAGCTCAATCGGCATCAGCGCCGCAGCGCACTTAGCGCCGCTGCTCGACTACGTCGATCTCGATGGGGCGGTGCTACTGAAGGAAGACCCGGCGCAAGGAGTCGTAATCAACAAAGGGCAGATTCTCCTGGCGAACGACTTTGGCGGCGGGGCTTCGCTCAAAGCGTCTGCCAGCGTTGGATCGTAGACGCTCGGCTTAAACACGAAAAAAGGCGGTCTTCTCCCACCAAGAAGACCGCCTGAGGAGCGGCGGACGTGCGCCTGCTCAGAATTCTTAAATCGCGACCGCTTCGTCTTCCTTCTTCGGCGGACTCAGGTCGAACAGCACGCTCAAGAGGATCGGCACCAGGACCATGGTGAAGATCGTCGAGACGACCAGCCCACCGACCACCACGGCGCCAAGGCCGCGATAAAGTTCGCTGCCGGAACCCGGCATCAGCACCAGCGGCAACATGCCGCCGACCGACGTGAGCGTACTCATCAAGATCGGGCGAACGCGGCTTTCGACGCTTTTGGCGATCGCTTCCCGCGGCGTGTAATGCGACGTGTCTTCCCCTTCTTCCGAACGTCCATTCAGAATGTTGATCGTTTGGTAAACGATCAGAATCGCGTTGTTCACCACGACCCCAGCCAAGATCACGAAGCCGAGAATCGTCAGCACGTCCATGTTCTGAATCGGCATGTAGCGGTCGACGACGCTCCAGTGATGGACCAGCGCCAAGCCGGCGAAACCGCCGAGCAAAGCGAGCGGCACGCTCACCATGATCACCAGCGGATAGCTCCAGCTTTGGAACAGCACCACCATCAACAGGTAAACGATCAAAAGCGCGAGGAACAAAGAACTGCTGAGCGTACCGATCAGCGTGCCGTCTCCCATCAGCGCGGTCCGAATCTGCGCCAGCTGCCCGGCCGAACCGGCCATGTTCACCGCGACGTTCTGCGGAATCGCGCCTGACTCACGCATCCCAGCGACGATTTGATCAACTTGCTCGATCGCCGCTTGTAGCGGCACGCCGGTCGGCGGCGTGAACTGCAGCGTCACGGCGCGTTGACGGTCGGAGTGTTTGATCTGGTCGGCCGCTTCAACCCGTTCAACCTTCGCCAAACTTTGCAGGTCGACCACGCGACCCTCTGGCGTCGCAATCGGCGAGTTGTGCAGCGCGTAGATCGGGTCGCCCAGCAGTGCGTCCTGCGTGACGATCTTCAAGTCTTTCAATTCGCCCCCGACGTCAAACGCACGGACCAGCATGATGCCGTCCCCGTTGGCGGCGACCGCCAGGCCGAGATCGCTCTGTTCCATTCCGACGTCTTGCAGACGTTCGGTGTTCGGCGTCACCCGCAATTCCGGCGTTGGGAGCGAAAAGTTCGCTGGCTCCGGCGTGACCGACATCGGACCATACTGCTGCGCAAGCGCACCGAACAGCGCGCCGGCCGAATTCGCCACTTTGTCCAAGTCGTCCCCGACCAGGTCAATCTTGATCGCCGAACCGGTCGTCCCGCCGACGCGGAAGAGCGGCATTTGAAAGGCGAAGTTGATCACGTCCGGCGCGTTCGCCCCGGCGGCCGCGGCGTTCATCAGCGGCAACGCGTCGACGACCCGTTTCTTATCTTTCGAGATCCCTGCCTGGAAGACGCGACCATCCCACGCCACCAGGAAGTAATGATCGAGCGGCGGCGGAGTCACCATTTCCCCAGTTCCGTACAGGGGATGAGCGACGCGGTTATCTTCGCCGTTCCATTCGCTGCCGCGAACAACCGCTTCAGCGCCGAACTTGTCGCCGGCCGCTTCCCACGCCGGTTTGATCACTTCTTCCATCCGCTCGCCCAGTTCCGACAACTGATCGACGTTGTAGCCGGGCGGGGGAATCAACAAACCGAATACGATGTTGCGATTGCCGACCGGCAAGTAGTCGAGCGGCGGAATCAACAGCCACGTGCCGACGACCGTCACCACCGCAAACACGCCGATCACCGCGAGCCGCGAGAACCAACTGCCGGTCAATCCATAGACGATCCCACCGACAATCGCCGGCAGATCAGTCGCCATCTGGAGGAAAGCGACGAAGCCGTTTTTCTTTTTCGCTTTGTCGTTCGCTTCGGCAACCGCGGGCGATTGCTCTTTCGCTGGACGCTTGGCCGAGAGCCATTGTCCCGCCGCAGCTGGAATCACCGTAATCGAGACAATATAGCTGACGCCGACCGCCGCCATGATGGCGATCGCGATGTCGCGGAAAAGTTGCCCCGCTTGCTCTTCAATCAGCAGGATCGGGAAGAAGACCACGATCGTCGTCAGGGTCGACGCCAACACGGCGGTCGCCACTTCCTGCGTTCCTTCCATCGCCGCTTGCTTCGGCGGTTTCCCCATTTCCAGGTGGCGGAAGATGTTTTCGATCACCACAATCGCATTGTCGACCACCATCCCGACGGCGAACGCCATCCCGGCGAGCGAGATGATATTCATCGTTCGGCCGAGCATCACCATCACCACCACCGCGACGACGGTCGAGATCGGAATCGCAATCGCGATCACGCCGATCGTGCGGAGCGAACGCAAGAACAACAGCAGCGTCATCACCGCCAACAAACCGCCGACGATGATGTTGCTTTGCACCAGATCGATCGCGTCGACGACGTAGGTCGAAGCGTCATAAGTCGGCACCAATTCAAACGTGCCGTTCACGCCCAGCTCTTTCGCTTCTTGTTCAAGCACGCCGCCAGGGGCGTTGAGCCGGGCGACTTCATCATTGATGGCGCCCATCGTTTCGAGCAAGTTGCCGCCGCTTTCGAGCATGAAGTTGAAGAACGGCATCCGCTGACCGCGGGCCCGAACCCACTCGGTCATTTCCTTGTGCGTTTCAACCACTTCGGCGACGTCGCGCAGGTAGATCGGACCGCTCGCTTCGCGGCGAATCACCAGGCTTTCTACCCAACCCGGATCACGGAAACGACCGACCATACGCACGCGGATATCGCTCTTTCCATCCGGCAGTTTGCCGCCGGAGTAGTTGCCGTTGTTCATCTCCAGCGCGTGGACGAGTTCGCTGTAGGTAATGCCGCGCTGGGCGAGGGCCGTTGGATTGACGCGAACCTGAACTTCCATCTCACGGGCGCCGCGAATGCCGACCTGAGACACCCCTTTGATCCGTTCAAACCGCGGACGAAGGCGACGCTCCATAAAGTCGTACAGCGTCGTCGCGTCGAAATTGGGATCGGTCGAAGCGAGCCCAATCCACGAGATGTAGTCGACCGACTCCGGATCGAAGTCCTCGATCTGCGGTTGGTCGACGCCAGCGGGATAGCCAGGAACTTCCGACAGCTTTTGATCGACTTCCGACATCGCTTCGTCGATGTTGGTGCCGGTTTGAAACTCGAGCCGGATCTGTCCGCTCCCCGGCTGGCTGGTGCTGGTCATCGAGACGAGCCCCGCCAGATCGCCGAGCCGCTTTTCCTGCTCTTCGATGACGTCGCTTTCGATCTCTTGCGCTGAAGCGTTTTCCCAAAACGTGCTGACCGAAATGACGACCGACTGGACCTCCGGCGTCATCTGAATCGGCACGCGAGAGAAGGCGATCAAGCCGGCCATGACCGACAGGATGACGCCGACCGCCACGGTAATCGGTTGTTTGACCGACATCTGAATTAAGTTCATCGGGATCCAGCCTAGAAGTGTAGGAAGAAGTTCGTCACATTCGCCGCAACGTTACAGCGGCTGGCGACCCGTTTTCATTTCGGCCTGTAGGGCGGGCCCTTTCACTTCGGTCACGGCGATCGGCGTGTTCGGGAAGAGTCGCTCGTTCCCTTCGATGATTACCATATCGCCAGGCATCAGCCCGATCGCTTCGACTACGACCCAATTGCCGGTCTCAAACTTCACCTGAATCGGCTGGCGAACGGCGGTGGCGCCTTTTTCTCCTTCGACCGCTTTGTAGACGTAGGTCGATCCGCCGGAGCGAACGACCGCATCCTTGGGAACGGTCAAGTCGTTCTGAGCCGGGCCGATCGGCAACCAGGCGTCAACCGACATACCAGGCGAAAGCTCTCCCTCGGCGTCGTCGAGCATGACGACAAATTGGAACGTCCGCGTGCGGGGATGAACTTCATTGACCCGCTTGGCCGAGGTAGCGTTATATTGCTTGTCGCTGCCGACAATTTTCACCGCCGGTTTCTCGGCGTATTGGCTCAGGACGCCGGCGTAGCGTTCCGGGATTTCGAGCCACGCTTCGATCTCGCCGGTCGAAACGAGCGTGACGAACGGTTCGCCTGCTTTGATCCATTCGCCGGGCTGCGCTAGACGCTCGATCACCTGGGCGTTGTAAGGAGCGCGAACCGTCGTATCGTCGAGTCGCACATGCATCAGTTCGAGCTGTCGTTCGATTTCGGCGATGCGGCGCGAATCGGTCGCCAGGCGAGCTTCGGCGACGGCGACTTCGGTTTCGTTGTGTTCATGTTCCTGCTGCGAAATCGCATTGTGACCGACCAGGCTGTGCGAACGCTGCAGGTCGAGCTTCGTTTGCCGCAATTCCGCTTCGCGCTGCGAAACGAGGGCCTGCGCCGTTTGCAGCATCGCCTGAAGTTCGCCTTGTTGGGCTTCGAGTCGCCGTGAGTCGACGATCGCGATGACGTCCCCTTTTTCGACCGCGGCGCCTTCGCGAACGGTCACCTCCAGCACGCGGCCATCTTCCAGCGCCGCGACGCTGCCGCGAGCGACCGCCCGGAGACTGCCGGTGAAGCGGTGATGCGGCTGAACTTGTCGCAGCTCAACTGGAACGGCACGAACCGACACCGGCGGCATTTGCGCCTGGGCCGCTGGGGCGATTCCTATCGCCAACAGGGCCAAAAGGGGGAGCGTAGAACGTTTCATACGGGTATCTCCAGGTAATCCAGTAGACCAGTCGTCTCTGTTTGGATGCAGAGGGAAATGGAAGGTTTCAGGTTCGCTTGGGAATTAGCACTTCGAACACGAAATGGAGGAATTCGTCGATCGGTTTGACGTCGTTGTTGACCTGGGCGCGGATCAAAACGCCCTCGAACGCCGAAATCATGAAGTCGGACAGCTTTTCGGCGTCCTGGTTCGGATCGATTTCGCCCGCTTCTTGTCCTTCACGCACACATTGCGCAATGATCGATCGCCATTGATCCCAACCGCAGCGAACCGCCGCACGCATCGGCGGACTGAGGGCGCCGATTTCCAGGGCTAGCTTGGGAATCAAGCATTCTCGGCGAAAACCGACGGAAGTGAGATGTTCGCGGGCCCAAAGATAGTAGCCGCGCAAGCGCTCGACCGGCGAGAGCGAACGATCGGACAAGCGTTGACGAAGCATCTGCACCGCCGCATCCGAAGAGTTCTCGACGACCGCGATCCCCAGCTCTTCCTTCGACTTAAAGAAGTGATAGAAGGAGCCTTTCGGCACGCCGGCCTCTTTGAGAATCTCGTTCAAACCGCAGCCGTTGTAGCTTTTGGCGACCATCGCCAAACTCGCGGCTTCGATAATCTTTTGCTTGGTGTCTGAAGACATTGCGTCTCTCTTCTTCCGGACAGGGTGGCGGCTACATAGTAGACCAGTCGTCTCGGAAGGGCAATCCGTATTTCCCGTAGAGTCGCCTAGGGGAGAATATGCCACCAATTGGCCCCTATAGTGCCAGCCATCAGGGCATCGGCGTCACAGGGGAGATCAAATCGGAGCCCATGAATGCATCAGAGACCAGCAGAAGGGTTGGGGCCGTCTAGACGCACCGCGAACCTGCCTATGCAGCCGGCTACCATTGCGTGGCAACGCAGTGACGCCGACCGATACGTTGCGTTACCACGCAGGAAAACAATCGTCCACCGCGGCAGGTTCCTGGTG is a genomic window of Blastopirellula sediminis containing:
- a CDS encoding efflux RND transporter permease subunit, which translates into the protein MNLIQMSVKQPITVAVGVILSVMAGLIAFSRVPIQMTPEVQSVVISVSTFWENASAQEIESDVIEEQEKRLGDLAGLVSMTSTSQPGSGQIRLEFQTGTNIDEAMSEVDQKLSEVPGYPAGVDQPQIEDFDPESVDYISWIGLASTDPNFDATTLYDFMERRLRPRFERIKGVSQVGIRGAREMEVQVRVNPTALAQRGITYSELVHALEMNNGNYSGGKLPDGKSDIRVRMVGRFRDPGWVESLVIRREASGPIYLRDVAEVVETHKEMTEWVRARGQRMPFFNFMLESGGNLLETMGAINDEVARLNAPGGVLEQEAKELGVNGTFELVPTYDASTYVVDAIDLVQSNIIVGGLLAVMTLLLFLRSLRTIGVIAIAIPISTVVAVVVMVMLGRTMNIISLAGMAFAVGMVVDNAIVVIENIFRHLEMGKPPKQAAMEGTQEVATAVLASTLTTIVVFFPILLIEEQAGQLFRDIAIAIMAAVGVSYIVSITVIPAAAGQWLSAKRPAKEQSPAVAEANDKAKKKNGFVAFLQMATDLPAIVGGIVYGLTGSWFSRLAVIGVFAVVTVVGTWLLIPPLDYLPVGNRNIVFGLLIPPPGYNVDQLSELGERMEEVIKPAWEAAGDKFGAEAVVRGSEWNGEDNRVAHPLYGTGEMVTPPPLDHYFLVAWDGRVFQAGISKDKKRVVDALPLMNAAAAGANAPDVINFAFQMPLFRVGGTTGSAIKIDLVGDDLDKVANSAGALFGALAQQYGPMSVTPEPANFSLPTPELRVTPNTERLQDVGMEQSDLGLAVAANGDGIMLVRAFDVGGELKDLKIVTQDALLGDPIYALHNSPIATPEGRVVDLQSLAKVERVEAADQIKHSDRQRAVTLQFTPPTGVPLQAAIEQVDQIVAGMRESGAIPQNVAVNMAGSAGQLAQIRTALMGDGTLIGTLSSSLFLALLIVYLLMVVLFQSWSYPLVIMVSVPLALLGGFAGLALVHHWSVVDRYMPIQNMDVLTILGFVILAGVVVNNAILIVYQTINILNGRSEEGEDTSHYTPREAIAKSVESRVRPILMSTLTSVGGMLPLVLMPGSGSELYRGLGAVVVGGLVVSTIFTMVLVPILLSVLFDLSPPKKEDEAVAI
- a CDS encoding efflux RND transporter periplasmic adaptor subunit, whose amino-acid sequence is MKRSTLPLLALLAIGIAPAAQAQMPPVSVRAVPVELRQVQPHHRFTGSLRAVARGSVAALEDGRVLEVTVREGAAVEKGDVIAIVDSRRLEAQQGELQAMLQTAQALVSQREAELRQTKLDLQRSHSLVGHNAISQQEHEHNETEVAVAEARLATDSRRIAEIERQLELMHVRLDDTTVRAPYNAQVIERLAQPGEWIKAGEPFVTLVSTGEIEAWLEIPERYAGVLSQYAEKPAVKIVGSDKQYNATSAKRVNEVHPRTRTFQFVVMLDDAEGELSPGMSVDAWLPIGPAQNDLTVPKDAVVRSGGSTYVYKAVEGEKGATAVRQPIQVKFETGNWVVVEAIGLMPGDMVIIEGNERLFPNTPIAVTEVKGPALQAEMKTGRQPL
- a CDS encoding TetR/AcrR family transcriptional regulator encodes the protein MSSDTKQKIIEAASLAMVAKSYNGCGLNEILKEAGVPKGSFYHFFKSKEELGIAVVENSSDAAVQMLRQRLSDRSLSPVERLRGYYLWAREHLTSVGFRRECLIPKLALEIGALSPPMRAAVRCGWDQWRSIIAQCVREGQEAGEIDPNQDAEKLSDFMISAFEGVLIRAQVNNDVKPIDEFLHFVFEVLIPKRT